Proteins encoded together in one Variovorax paradoxus window:
- a CDS encoding cell division protein ZipA C-terminal FtsZ-binding domain-containing protein produces the protein MSNLTLALAILGGLVLAAVVAYNTVTSRRNAPRQPDAARDEFSDADRSPQPAADGVEPTLHTDPHQMPPGQERHEPLFDPDLPAPGANPLPAAERRGGLDPLIDVIAPVSLDGLASGDAAIAAMPPTRRAGSKPVAIEGLNEHTGQWEPPVAGQRYSAFQVGVQLANRTGALNEIEYSEFVVKAQAFADAVNGALEFPEMLDEVARARELDQFASAHDAQLGFVLRALHAAWSPGYVQQNAARLGFVAGIIPGRMVLPTSEVGLPPILGLSFDTQAALADDPAQSAIRELSLSLDVPQVDRAEQPFRRMREAAATLAREMDGVVTDSDGQLLRDETMDVIGADLEQLYDTLESRDLAAGSPLARRLFS, from the coding sequence ATGAGCAATCTCACTCTCGCCCTGGCCATCCTCGGCGGCCTCGTTCTCGCGGCCGTCGTGGCCTACAACACCGTCACCTCGCGCCGCAATGCGCCCCGCCAGCCCGATGCGGCCAGAGACGAGTTTTCTGACGCGGACCGCTCGCCGCAGCCCGCGGCCGACGGGGTGGAGCCGACGCTGCACACCGATCCGCACCAGATGCCGCCAGGACAGGAGCGGCACGAGCCCTTGTTCGATCCCGATCTGCCTGCGCCCGGTGCCAACCCGCTGCCTGCCGCCGAGCGGCGCGGCGGACTCGATCCGCTCATCGACGTGATCGCGCCTGTGTCGCTGGACGGACTTGCGTCGGGCGATGCGGCCATCGCGGCCATGCCACCCACCCGCCGTGCGGGCAGCAAGCCGGTTGCCATCGAAGGACTGAACGAGCACACCGGCCAATGGGAGCCGCCCGTGGCGGGCCAGCGCTACAGCGCGTTCCAGGTCGGCGTGCAACTGGCAAACCGCACGGGTGCGCTCAACGAAATCGAATATTCCGAATTCGTGGTGAAGGCGCAGGCCTTTGCCGACGCGGTCAATGGCGCGCTCGAATTTCCCGAAATGCTCGACGAAGTGGCGCGCGCACGCGAGCTCGATCAGTTTGCCAGCGCGCACGACGCACAACTGGGCTTTGTGCTGCGCGCGCTGCACGCGGCCTGGAGCCCCGGCTATGTGCAGCAGAACGCAGCCCGTTTGGGTTTTGTGGCGGGCATCATTCCCGGCCGCATGGTGCTGCCGACCAGCGAAGTCGGGCTGCCGCCGATCCTCGGGCTTTCGTTCGACACTCAGGCCGCGCTGGCCGATGACCCGGCGCAGTCGGCCATCCGCGAGCTCAGCCTGAGCCTGGACGTACCGCAGGTCGACCGCGCCGAGCAGCCGTTTCGCCGCATGCGCGAAGCCGCTGCCACGCTCGCGCGCGAGATGGACGGCGTGGTGACCGACAGCGACGGACAGTTGCTGCGCGATGAAACCATGGACGTGATCGGCGCCGACCTCGAGCAGCTCTACGACACGCTCGAATCGCGCGACCTGGCCGCCGGTTCGCCTTTGGCTCGGCGCCTCTTCAGCTGA
- the ligA gene encoding NAD-dependent DNA ligase LigA translates to MTTRDEAAREAAALSELLHKHAHLYYVLDAPELPDAEYDKLFQRLQAIEAEFPDLRTPDSPTQRVGGKVLEGFVKVRHKVPMLSIRTETDISPGGASAFDARVRKELGLAEDGPQVEYVCELKFDGLAMNLRYENGVLVQAATRGDGEVGEEVTQNIRTVRDIPLRLNGNAPPVVEVRGEVYMKRADFDALNERQREKIAAGQKNEKVFVNPRNAAAGAVRQLDPAIAAARPLSFFAYGLGEVTPASEGGPDFPTQFDWLQQFHAWGFPVAKQTARAKGAIELIAFHENIGRQRDALPYDIDGVVYKVDSLELQRQLGFVSREPRWAVAHKYPAQEQITEVLGIEVQVGRTGKLTPVAKLAPVFVGGVTVTNATLHNEDEARRKDVRVGDQVIVRRAGDVIPEVVGVVPESLAKPEGERGPLFTMPRQCPVCGSEALREEGEVDYRCTGGLFCAAQRKEAILHFAARRAVDVDGLGDKLVEQLVDANLIRTLPDLYRLGFTTLAGLDRMAEKSAKNLVDALEASKKTTLPRFLFGLGIRHVGESTAKDLAKHFGKLDAIMDATEEQLLEVNDVGPVVAQSLRTFFDQPHNREVVEQLRACGLSWEEGEPAARAPKPLAGLTFVITGTLPTLSRDEAKDKLEAAGAKVAGSVSKKTNYLVAGEEAGSKLDKARELGVDVIDEAGMLEILANGVPG, encoded by the coding sequence ATGACAACGCGCGACGAAGCGGCACGCGAAGCCGCCGCACTGAGCGAACTGCTCCACAAGCACGCCCACCTTTATTACGTGCTCGACGCGCCTGAGCTGCCCGACGCGGAATACGACAAGCTCTTCCAGCGGCTTCAGGCCATCGAAGCTGAGTTCCCTGATCTGAGAACGCCCGATTCCCCCACGCAGCGCGTCGGCGGCAAGGTGCTCGAAGGCTTTGTGAAGGTGCGCCACAAGGTGCCGATGCTTTCGATTCGCACCGAAACAGACATCTCTCCGGGCGGTGCGAGCGCCTTCGATGCGCGCGTGCGCAAGGAGCTGGGCCTGGCTGAAGACGGGCCTCAGGTCGAATACGTGTGCGAGCTCAAGTTCGATGGCCTGGCCATGAACCTGCGCTACGAGAACGGCGTTCTGGTGCAGGCCGCAACGCGCGGCGACGGCGAGGTCGGCGAAGAGGTAACCCAGAACATTCGCACGGTGCGCGATATTCCGCTGCGGCTCAACGGCAACGCGCCGCCCGTGGTCGAGGTGCGCGGCGAGGTCTACATGAAGCGCGCCGACTTCGATGCGCTCAATGAGCGCCAGCGGGAGAAGATTGCAGCCGGGCAGAAGAACGAAAAGGTGTTCGTCAACCCTCGCAATGCAGCGGCCGGCGCAGTGCGCCAGCTCGACCCGGCCATTGCTGCGGCGCGCCCGCTGAGTTTTTTTGCCTATGGCCTCGGCGAGGTCACGCCGGCCAGCGAAGGCGGCCCGGATTTTCCGACCCAATTCGATTGGCTGCAGCAGTTCCACGCCTGGGGATTCCCCGTGGCCAAGCAGACTGCGCGTGCCAAGGGTGCCATCGAGCTCATTGCGTTCCACGAGAACATCGGGCGCCAGCGCGATGCCTTGCCCTACGACATCGACGGTGTGGTCTACAAGGTCGACAGCCTGGAACTGCAACGGCAGCTCGGCTTCGTTTCGCGCGAGCCGCGCTGGGCCGTGGCGCACAAGTATCCCGCGCAGGAACAAATCACCGAGGTGCTCGGCATCGAGGTGCAGGTGGGGCGCACCGGCAAACTCACGCCGGTGGCCAAGCTCGCGCCGGTCTTCGTCGGCGGCGTGACCGTGACCAACGCCACGCTGCACAACGAGGACGAGGCACGCCGCAAGGACGTGCGGGTGGGCGACCAGGTCATCGTGCGCCGCGCGGGCGACGTGATTCCCGAAGTGGTCGGCGTGGTGCCCGAGAGCCTGGCCAAGCCGGAAGGCGAGCGCGGCCCGCTGTTCACCATGCCGCGCCAGTGCCCCGTGTGCGGATCGGAAGCGCTGCGCGAAGAAGGCGAGGTCGACTACCGCTGCACGGGCGGCCTGTTCTGCGCCGCCCAGCGCAAGGAAGCCATCCTGCACTTTGCGGCGCGCCGTGCGGTCGATGTCGATGGACTCGGCGACAAGCTGGTCGAGCAATTGGTCGATGCCAATCTCATCCGCACCTTGCCTGACCTGTACAGGCTGGGCTTCACCACCCTGGCGGGCCTGGACCGCATGGCCGAGAAATCGGCCAAGAACCTTGTCGATGCGCTGGAAGCCTCGAAGAAAACGACGTTGCCGCGCTTCCTGTTCGGGCTGGGTATCCGGCATGTGGGCGAGAGCACCGCGAAAGACCTGGCCAAGCATTTCGGCAAGCTGGACGCCATCATGGACGCGACCGAAGAACAGCTGCTCGAAGTCAACGACGTGGGTCCCGTGGTGGCGCAAAGCCTGCGCACGTTCTTCGACCAGCCGCATAACCGCGAAGTGGTCGAGCAGTTGCGCGCCTGCGGCCTGAGCTGGGAAGAGGGCGAACCCGCCGCCCGCGCGCCCAAGCCGCTGGCGGGACTGACCTTCGTGATTACCGGCACCCTTCCTACGCTCAGCAGGGACGAAGCAAAGGACAAACTGGAAGCGGCCGGTGCCAAGGTGGCCGGCTCCGTCAGCAAGAAGACAAACTACCTGGTTGCCGGCGAAGAGGCCGGGAGCAAGCTCGACAAGGCCCGTGAACTCGGCGTGGACGTGATCGATGAGGCGGGTATGCTGGAGATACTCGCCAACGGCGTGCCGGGCTGA
- the def gene encoding peptide deformylase, which produces MAIREILKMGDPRLLRVAQPVAAFDTDELHLLVRDMFETMLAVNGAGLAAPQIGVDQQLVIFGTDVVNPRYPDAPPVPRTVLLNPVITPIGDEEEEGWEGCLSVPGLRGVVPRFSNIRYTGFDPYGDPIDRTASGFHARVVQHEVDHLLGKLYPMRVRDFSRFGYTDVLFPGLDANDDD; this is translated from the coding sequence ATGGCCATACGCGAAATCCTGAAAATGGGCGACCCCCGGTTGCTGCGCGTTGCGCAGCCGGTGGCCGCTTTCGACACCGACGAGCTGCACCTGCTGGTGCGCGACATGTTCGAGACGATGCTTGCGGTGAACGGCGCCGGGCTGGCCGCACCGCAAATCGGCGTCGACCAGCAACTGGTGATATTCGGCACCGACGTCGTCAATCCCCGCTACCCCGACGCACCCCCGGTGCCACGCACCGTGCTGCTGAATCCCGTCATCACGCCGATCGGCGACGAGGAAGAAGAGGGCTGGGAAGGGTGCCTTTCGGTGCCAGGTTTGCGCGGCGTGGTGCCGCGCTTTTCGAATATCCGCTATACCGGCTTCGATCCTTATGGCGATCCGATCGACCGGACCGCGAGCGGCTTTCATGCACGCGTGGTGCAGCACGAGGTGGATCACCTGCTGGGCAAGCTCTATCCGATGCGGGTGCGCGATTTTTCGCGCTTCGGTTATACCGACGTCCTGTTTCCAGGGCTCGACGCCAATGACGACGACTGA
- a CDS encoding DoxX family protein, protein MTKSDDTGKLVLRVALGILILLHGIAKVGKGVDGIGGMLASHGLPAAMAYLVYVGEILAPVLLIVGLFTRPAALIVAINMVAAIWLVHQKDLGALNGQGGWALELQGMFLFSALAIALFGGGRFGLGGRYN, encoded by the coding sequence ATGACCAAATCCGATGACACCGGCAAGCTCGTTCTGCGCGTTGCACTCGGCATCCTCATCCTGCTGCACGGCATTGCGAAAGTCGGCAAGGGCGTCGACGGCATCGGCGGCATGCTGGCATCCCATGGGTTGCCGGCGGCCATGGCGTACCTGGTCTACGTCGGTGAGATCCTTGCTCCCGTGCTGCTGATCGTGGGCCTTTTCACCCGCCCGGCAGCGTTGATCGTGGCAATCAACATGGTGGCGGCGATCTGGCTCGTGCACCAGAAGGACCTGGGCGCCCTCAATGGCCAGGGCGGCTGGGCGCTGGAACTGCAGGGCATGTTCCTGTTCTCGGCACTTGCCATTGCACTCTTCGGCGGCGGCCGCTTCGGCCTGGGCGGCAGGTACAACTGA
- a CDS encoding amino acid ABC transporter substrate-binding protein, which yields MKNRFRPALAVAASVVALSAAAPAFAGKTLDAVKQRGTVKCGVTNGVAGFSAPDTQGNWSGLDVDTCRAIAAAVLGDAKKVDFVPLNSQQRFSALQAGEIDILARNTTWTLTRDASLGFNFTTITYYDGQGFLVPKKLKVTSAKQLKNATICTQSGTTNEKNVSDYFRAQNIPVKTVVFESFEASFKAFFSGRCQAFTTDASALAGLRNKEAPNPDDYIILPELISKEPLAPLVRRGDDEWFAIAKWVPNALIEAEEFGVTQANADDLKANSKDPAQQRLVGTGEDLGKLLGLDKDWSFRAIKAVGNYGEMFERNVGPKSVLKLPRGSNNLWNKGGLIYAPPVR from the coding sequence ATGAAGAATCGATTCCGCCCCGCGCTGGCCGTTGCCGCGTCCGTTGTTGCACTGTCGGCCGCAGCGCCGGCTTTTGCCGGCAAGACCCTCGATGCGGTCAAGCAGCGCGGCACCGTCAAATGCGGCGTGACGAACGGCGTGGCCGGCTTTTCGGCGCCCGACACACAAGGCAACTGGTCGGGCCTGGACGTCGATACATGCCGCGCCATTGCCGCCGCGGTGCTGGGCGATGCGAAAAAAGTCGACTTCGTGCCGCTCAACTCGCAGCAGCGCTTTTCGGCCCTGCAGGCCGGCGAAATCGACATTCTTGCCCGCAACACCACGTGGACGCTCACGCGCGATGCGTCGTTGGGCTTCAACTTCACCACCATCACGTACTACGACGGCCAGGGCTTTCTGGTGCCGAAGAAGCTCAAGGTCACAAGCGCCAAGCAGCTCAAGAACGCGACCATCTGCACGCAGTCGGGCACCACCAACGAAAAGAACGTCTCCGACTACTTCCGCGCCCAGAACATTCCGGTCAAGACGGTCGTGTTCGAGAGCTTCGAGGCTTCGTTCAAGGCGTTCTTCTCGGGCCGCTGCCAGGCTTTCACCACCGACGCCTCGGCGCTTGCGGGCCTGCGCAACAAGGAAGCGCCCAACCCCGACGACTACATCATCCTGCCCGAGCTCATTTCCAAGGAGCCGCTCGCGCCGCTGGTGCGCCGCGGCGACGACGAATGGTTTGCCATTGCCAAGTGGGTGCCCAACGCACTCATCGAGGCAGAGGAGTTTGGCGTGACGCAGGCCAATGCAGACGATCTCAAGGCCAACAGCAAAGACCCGGCGCAGCAGCGCCTGGTCGGCACCGGCGAAGACCTGGGCAAGCTGCTGGGTCTCGACAAGGACTGGTCGTTCCGCGCGATCAAGGCCGTGGGTAACTACGGCGAGATGTTCGAACGCAACGTCGGGCCCAAATCGGTGCTCAAGCTGCCGCGCGGTTCGAACAATCTCTGGAACAAGGGCGGCCTGATCTACGCACCACCGGTTCGATGA
- a CDS encoding amino acid ABC transporter permease — translation MSRQASRRGAWLAWVVQALLVLAVMAGAVWVMNHALDVLRSRGVRSGFDFLTEPAGFSISEGWLDFDASQPFWRAFLAGLINTVRAAVPAAVFAVVLGTLIGIGRLAPHVLLRGICTAYVEVLRNVPLLVQLLMLAFAMANLLPDPIEPVRLLPGVWLSKGGLSVPWPVSGEGGWWPTHFEWPEKGDFGVSGGAALSPEYVTIVAGLSFYSAAFVAEIVRAGILSVSQGQVLAGQALGLTTVQQLRIVILPQALRVIVPSLTNQLLSLTKNSSLAVAVGYPELVSVANTTIGSNGRAFECIAIIMAVYLLLSLLISFGMNRYNARVALRGWQ, via the coding sequence ATGAGCCGGCAAGCCTCGCGCCGCGGCGCCTGGCTGGCCTGGGTTGTCCAGGCGCTGCTGGTGCTGGCCGTAATGGCCGGCGCCGTCTGGGTGATGAACCACGCGCTCGACGTGCTGCGCTCGCGAGGGGTGCGCTCCGGGTTCGACTTTCTCACCGAGCCGGCGGGCTTTTCCATCAGCGAGGGCTGGCTCGACTTCGATGCCAGCCAGCCGTTCTGGCGCGCCTTCCTTGCGGGGTTGATCAACACCGTGCGGGCGGCGGTGCCCGCGGCCGTCTTCGCGGTCGTGCTCGGCACCTTGATTGGCATCGGCCGGCTCGCGCCGCACGTGCTCTTGCGCGGCATTTGCACGGCATACGTTGAAGTGCTGCGCAACGTGCCCCTGCTGGTGCAGCTGTTGATGCTGGCCTTTGCCATGGCCAACCTGTTGCCCGACCCGATCGAGCCCGTGCGCTTGCTGCCGGGGGTGTGGCTCAGCAAGGGTGGCTTGAGCGTGCCCTGGCCTGTATCGGGTGAGGGCGGCTGGTGGCCCACGCACTTCGAATGGCCCGAGAAGGGCGACTTTGGGGTGAGCGGCGGCGCCGCGCTGAGCCCCGAGTACGTGACCATCGTCGCGGGCCTGTCTTTTTACTCGGCGGCTTTCGTGGCGGAAATCGTGCGCGCCGGCATCCTGTCGGTGTCGCAGGGGCAGGTGCTGGCGGGGCAGGCACTCGGCCTTACGACGGTGCAGCAGCTGCGCATCGTGATCCTGCCGCAGGCGCTGCGCGTGATCGTGCCTTCGCTCACCAACCAGCTGCTCAGCCTCACCAAGAATTCGTCGCTCGCGGTCGCCGTGGGCTACCCCGAACTGGTGTCGGTGGCCAACACCACCATCGGCTCGAATGGGCGGGCTTTCGAGTGCATTGCCATCATCATGGCGGTGTACCTGCTGCTGTCGCTGCTGATCTCCTTCGGCATGAACCGCTACAACGCACGCGTTGCGCTGCGAGGCTGGCAATGA
- a CDS encoding amino acid ABC transporter permease — MRNVAQGPVAWRSELWGSPLRALATVLLLALLAWGGFHALEWGVLNAVFRPDAEACRAVQHGACWGVVAEKWRPMLFGRFPYEEQWRPAIAVVVLSAVTVLSAWPRSWRWWLAPLWIVALLLFVLLMRGGMAGLVHVPTSRWGGLPLTIGLAVVGLALAFPLALLLALGRRSGWPVVRTLCASYIELVRGVPLISVLFMASFLLPLLWPAGWQPDVLVRVLAGLTLFVAAYLAEIIRGGLQAVPRGQTEVAMALGFGRWPVQRDIVLPQALRLVVPALTNSVVGTLKDTSLVTVVGLFELTGALGLALGGDPTWRPFYLEGYLFIAAVYWVLCFGLSRYSVWLERRLGEGAR; from the coding sequence ATGAGAAACGTTGCCCAGGGCCCTGTTGCGTGGCGCAGCGAGCTCTGGGGTTCGCCGTTGCGCGCACTGGCCACGGTGCTGCTGCTCGCACTGCTTGCGTGGGGCGGGTTCCATGCCTTGGAATGGGGCGTGCTGAACGCGGTGTTCCGGCCCGATGCCGAAGCCTGCCGCGCGGTACAGCACGGCGCCTGCTGGGGCGTGGTGGCCGAGAAGTGGCGGCCGATGCTGTTCGGCCGCTTTCCCTATGAAGAGCAATGGCGTCCTGCCATTGCGGTGGTCGTGTTGTCGGCCGTCACGGTGCTCAGCGCCTGGCCGCGCAGCTGGCGATGGTGGCTGGCGCCGCTCTGGATCGTGGCACTGCTGCTCTTCGTGCTGTTGATGCGCGGCGGCATGGCCGGCCTGGTCCATGTGCCGACCAGCCGCTGGGGCGGCTTGCCGCTCACCATCGGCCTTGCGGTGGTGGGCCTCGCGCTGGCGTTTCCGCTCGCGTTGCTGCTCGCGCTGGGGCGCCGCTCGGGCTGGCCGGTGGTTCGCACGCTCTGCGCGAGCTACATCGAGCTGGTTCGCGGCGTGCCGCTGATCTCGGTGCTGTTCATGGCTTCTTTCCTGCTGCCGCTCTTGTGGCCCGCTGGCTGGCAGCCCGATGTGCTGGTGCGCGTGCTGGCCGGGCTCACGCTGTTCGTGGCGGCTTACCTGGCCGAGATCATCCGCGGCGGCCTGCAGGCCGTGCCGCGCGGGCAGACTGAAGTGGCGATGGCGCTCGGCTTCGGGCGTTGGCCGGTTCAACGCGACATCGTGCTGCCGCAGGCCCTCCGGCTTGTGGTGCCCGCGCTGACCAACAGCGTGGTCGGTACGCTGAAAGACACATCGCTGGTCACGGTGGTCGGCCTGTTCGAGTTGACCGGCGCGCTGGGCTTGGCGTTGGGCGGCGACCCGACCTGGCGGCCGTTCTACCTCGAGGGCTACCTGTTCATCGCCGCGGTGTACTGGGTGCTGTGCTTCGGCCTCTCGCGCTACAGCGTGTGGCTGGAGCGGCGGTTGGGGGAGGGCGCGCGCTGA
- the pgm gene encoding phosphoglucomutase (alpha-D-glucose-1,6-bisphosphate-dependent), translating into MSQKTHPLAGQPAPLDLLVNVPRLVSAYYTGRPDPSVPAQRVAFGTSGHRGSSFDDAFNEWHVLAMSQAIADYRKQKGIDGPLFLGIDTHALSTPAFNSAVEVLAANGVELMLSKDDEYTPTPAVSHAILVYNRGRTTGLADGIVITPSHNPPESGGFKYNPPNGGPAGTDITSAVEAAANGYLAAGLQGVKRLPLAQALRASTTHRHDYLNTYVEDLAQVLDMDAIRGVPIDLGVDPLGGAGVRYWPAIAERYKLDRLTVLSQEVDPTFRFMSLDWDGRIRMDPSSPDAMHQLIGLKDRFGIAFACDTDHDRHGVVTRSTGLLPPNNYLAVMVDYLFTHRPQWAPHAAVGKTAVSSQMIDRVAANLGRKLYEVPVGFKWFVEGLVDSSLGFGGEESAGATFLRRDGTVWTTDKDGMVPALLSAEIAARTGRDPGERFAELAEALGKPVSNRVDAAATVEQKKKLSSLSPQQVLSTELAGEKIQNVLSHAPGNGAAIGGVKVVTENGWFAARPSGTENIYKIYGESFLGAEHLGRILEEAQQLVDKALSAG; encoded by the coding sequence ATGAGCCAAAAGACCCATCCTCTCGCGGGCCAGCCCGCACCGCTGGACCTGCTCGTCAACGTCCCGCGCCTCGTATCGGCCTACTACACGGGCCGGCCCGATCCTTCGGTGCCCGCGCAGCGCGTGGCCTTTGGAACATCGGGGCATCGCGGCTCCTCCTTCGACGACGCCTTCAACGAGTGGCATGTGCTGGCCATGAGCCAGGCCATTGCCGACTACCGCAAGCAAAAAGGCATCGACGGCCCGCTGTTTTTGGGCATCGACACGCATGCGCTCTCCACGCCCGCCTTCAACAGCGCGGTCGAAGTGCTGGCGGCCAACGGCGTCGAGCTGATGCTGTCGAAGGACGACGAGTACACGCCGACGCCCGCGGTCTCGCACGCGATCCTCGTCTACAACCGCGGGCGCACGACCGGGCTGGCCGATGGCATCGTCATCACGCCTTCGCACAACCCGCCCGAAAGCGGCGGCTTCAAGTACAACCCGCCCAACGGCGGTCCGGCCGGCACCGACATCACCTCGGCCGTGGAAGCCGCGGCCAATGGCTATCTTGCCGCCGGCCTTCAGGGCGTGAAGCGCCTGCCGCTCGCGCAGGCCCTGCGCGCCTCGACCACGCACCGTCACGACTACCTGAACACCTATGTGGAAGACCTGGCGCAGGTGCTCGACATGGACGCGATTCGCGGCGTGCCGATCGACCTGGGCGTCGATCCGCTGGGCGGCGCCGGCGTGCGCTACTGGCCCGCGATTGCCGAGCGCTACAAGCTCGACCGGCTCACCGTGCTCAGCCAGGAGGTCGATCCGACCTTCCGCTTCATGTCGCTCGACTGGGACGGCCGCATTCGCATGGACCCGTCGTCGCCAGATGCCATGCACCAGCTCATCGGCCTCAAGGACCGCTTCGGCATTGCCTTTGCATGCGACACCGACCACGACCGGCATGGCGTCGTCACGCGCAGTACGGGGTTGCTGCCGCCGAACAACTACCTGGCGGTGATGGTGGACTACCTCTTCACGCACCGTCCGCAGTGGGCGCCGCATGCGGCCGTGGGCAAGACGGCGGTCAGCAGCCAGATGATCGACCGCGTGGCTGCAAACCTGGGGCGCAAGCTCTACGAGGTGCCGGTGGGTTTCAAGTGGTTTGTCGAAGGGCTGGTGGATTCATCGCTGGGCTTCGGCGGCGAAGAAAGCGCGGGGGCCACCTTTTTGCGGCGCGACGGCACGGTATGGACCACTGACAAGGACGGCATGGTCCCCGCCTTGCTCTCGGCGGAGATTGCCGCACGCACGGGCCGCGACCCCGGCGAGCGTTTTGCCGAACTGGCCGAAGCGCTAGGCAAGCCGGTGTCCAACCGCGTGGATGCCGCTGCCACCGTCGAGCAGAAGAAGAAACTCTCAAGCCTGTCGCCGCAGCAGGTGCTGTCGACGGAACTCGCAGGCGAGAAAATCCAGAACGTGCTGAGCCATGCGCCCGGCAACGGAGCGGCCATCGGCGGCGTGAAGGTGGTCACCGAAAACGGCTGGTTTGCGGCGCGGCCCTCGGGCACCGAGAACATCTACAAGATCTACGGCGAGAGCTTTCTCGGTGCCGAGCACCTCGGGCGCATCCTCGAGGAAGCGCAGCAGCTGGTGGACAAGGCGCTTTCAGCAGGCTGA